A stretch of Henckelia pumila isolate YLH828 chromosome 4, ASM3356847v2, whole genome shotgun sequence DNA encodes these proteins:
- the LOC140863667 gene encoding uncharacterized protein encodes MAAPASPPSSVSDSQASAAHSSSAKVEPPPDESKEIMGSEEQSKEFIKDPIDITEVDEPTETLQRYEANYKQYLMSKYFTDKTIFGGNIFDVKMNIDGHTTTAARLPPYQSYLDPASFDDQNNKGSVPPAETTTGSNSDGKPLTTGSNSDGKPLI; translated from the exons ATGGCGGCACCAGCTTCCCCACCAAGCTCGGTTTCCGACTCCCAAGCCTCCGCCGCACATTCTTCTTCAGCCAAAGTTGAACCGCCGCCG gatGAATCCAAAGAGATTATGGGTTCCGAGGAGCAAAGCAAAGAGTTCATTAAAGACCCAATTGA CATTACCGAGGTAGATGAACCCACCGAAACGTTGCAGAGATACGAGGCTAATTACAAACAATATTTGATGTCGAAATATTTCACTGACAAGACTATCTTTGGAGGCAATATATTTGATGTGAAAATGAATATAGATGGTCATACTACGACCGCAGCGAG GTTGCCCCCTTACCAATCTTATCTAGATCCAGCAAGTTTTGATGATCAGAACAACAAAGGATCAGTTCCTCCGGCAGAAACTACAACCGGCAGCAATTCAGATGGGAAGCCGTTGACAACCGGCAGCAATTCAGATGGGAAGCCGTTGATTTAA
- the LOC140863666 gene encoding uncharacterized protein: protein MLAIKNGISEKLSRLFSDSPSSQTLDQESEAGPGAKDGKSAASMFSFILPSFGWLRTNEHKNEVKSMESSNSFKWKSKTFSWKDKPLDAHSKCNPVHENIENRSLNEENGFPWNINQNNKQSGSLSENGEPGSGRSTSSSSDIFEAAISPHDFENSMPTLMDESHFISPHLHQFFDSSLPNIVKGCQWVLLYSTVRHGISLRTLIRNTSGHSGPCLLITGDKQGAIFGGLLDCPLTATAKRKYQGTNQTFVFTTVHGEPTLFRPTGANRYFYLCLNDLLALGGGANFALCLNEDLLSGTSGPCETFGNSCLAHEQEFEVKNVELWGFTHASQYLH, encoded by the exons aTGCTTGCTATAAAAAACGGGATCTCAGAGAAGCTTTCAAGACTGTTCTCTGATTCACCATCGTCTCAAACGTTAGATCAAGAATCTGAG GCTGGACCGGGTGCTAAGGATGGGAAGTCTGCGGCTTCTATGTTTTCCTTCATTCTACCTTCTTTTGGGTGGTTAAGAACAAATGAACACAAAAATGAGGTCAAATCAATGGAATCATCAAATTCATTTAAATGGAAAAGTAAAACTTTTTCATGGAAAGATAAACCCTTGGACGCACATTCTAAATGCAATCCCGTTCACGAAAATATAGAGAATAGAAGTTTGAATGAAGAAAATGGCTTTCCTTGGAACATAAATCAGAATAACAAACAGTCCGGTAGCCTGTCAGAAAACGGAGAACCTGGGTCTGGGAGAAGCACTAGTAGCAGCTCTGATATATTTGAAGCTGCCATTAGCCCGCATGATTTTGAAAATTCCATGCCCACTCTCATGGATGAATCTCATTTTATTTCACCACATCTGCACCAATTCTTTGACTCTTCCCTTCCTAATATTGTGAAAGGGTGCCAATGGGTCTTGTTGTACAG TACTGTAAGACATGGTATATCACTTCGTACGCTCATCCGAAATACTTCTGGCCACTCTGGTCCTTGTCTATTG ATTACTGGTGATAAACAAGGTGCCATATTTGGTGGGTTGCTAGATTGCCCTCTTACGGCTACTGCAAAAAGGAAGTATCAA GGAACAAATCAAACTTTTGTTTTCACAACCGTACATGGTGAACCAACACTATTTAGGCCAACTG GTGCCAATAGATACTTTTATCTGTGCTTGAATGACTTGCTTGCCCTTGGAGGAGGTGCAAACTTTGCCTTGTGCTTGAATGAAGATCT ATTGTCTGGAACCAGTGGACCTTGCGAGACCTTTGGCAACTCGTGTTTGGCTCATgaacaagagtttgaagtgaAAAATGTAGAG CTGTGGGGTTTTACACACGCATCTCAATATCTACATTGA